In the Thermodesulfobacteriota bacterium genome, one interval contains:
- a CDS encoding replication-associated recombination protein A encodes MKRQPDLFRRTGGETFRKDGPLADRMRPRTLEEFVGQDHLLGPGKVLRQAIESDQIPSMILWGPPGSGKTTLALLIASLTRARFIAFSAVLSGVKEIKEVIKEAEEEWGYRGRRTILFIDEIHRFNKAQQDAFLPHVERGTIILIGATTENPSFEVISPLLSRAKVFTLNALREEEIEVILSRALKDRERGLGQYPAQISGEVIRRIATLANGDARVGLNTLEMIVLTTPPDENGVRQITPENLEEVLQRKAFLYDKSGEEHYNLISAFHKSLRGSDPDAALYWLGRMLEAGEDPLYIARRMIRFASEDIGNADPHALQVSVSAMQAFHFIGRPEGDLALAQAAVYLATAPKSNALYTAFQAVQRDVRELENLPVPLHLRNPVTSLMKDLGYGRDYKYPHDYPDHFVEEEYLPENLKGKIYYHPSEQGFEKEIKRRLEAWRKKR; translated from the coding sequence TTGAAGAGACAGCCCGATCTTTTCCGAAGAACCGGTGGGGAGACGTTCAGGAAAGACGGTCCTCTCGCAGACCGCATGAGGCCCAGGACTTTGGAAGAGTTTGTCGGGCAGGACCATCTCCTGGGTCCTGGAAAGGTCCTCCGGCAGGCCATCGAGTCGGATCAAATCCCTTCCATGATCTTATGGGGGCCTCCGGGCTCGGGCAAGACGACCTTGGCCTTGCTCATCGCCTCGCTGACCCGGGCCCGGTTCATCGCCTTCAGCGCCGTCCTTTCCGGAGTCAAAGAGATCAAAGAGGTTATCAAGGAGGCGGAGGAGGAGTGGGGATACCGGGGAAGGCGGACCATCCTCTTTATCGACGAGATCCACCGTTTCAACAAGGCCCAACAAGATGCCTTCCTCCCCCACGTGGAAAGGGGGACGATCATCCTCATCGGCGCAACCACAGAGAACCCATCTTTCGAGGTCATCTCCCCCCTCCTTTCCAGGGCCAAGGTCTTCACTCTTAACGCCCTTCGGGAGGAGGAGATCGAGGTCATCCTGAGCCGGGCTTTAAAGGATCGAGAGAGGGGGCTGGGGCAATATCCTGCCCAGATAAGTGGCGAAGTGATCCGGAGGATTGCGACCCTGGCCAATGGGGATGCGAGGGTGGGCTTGAATACCCTCGAAATGATTGTCCTCACCACCCCGCCCGATGAAAATGGAGTCCGTCAAATCACGCCAGAGAACCTCGAAGAGGTCCTCCAGAGGAAGGCCTTTCTTTACGACAAGAGCGGAGAGGAGCATTATAATCTGATCTCCGCCTTCCATAAGAGCCTCAGGGGGAGCGACCCGGATGCCGCCCTCTACTGGCTCGGTCGAATGCTCGAAGCCGGGGAAGATCCCCTCTACATCGCCAGAAGGATGATCCGGTTTGCCTCGGAAGACATCGGAAACGCCGACCCCCATGCCCTTCAGGTTTCGGTCTCGGCCATGCAGGCCTTTCATTTCATCGGCCGTCCGGAAGGCGACCTGGCCCTGGCGCAGGCCGCGGTCTACTTGGCCACCGCTCCAAAATCGAATGCCCTTTACACTGCCTTTCAGGCCGTCCAGAGAGATGTCCGGGAGCTGGAGAATCTGCCCGTCCCCCTCCATCTCCGAAATCCGGTCACCTCCTTGATGAAGGATCTGGGCTACGGGAGAGATTATAAGTACCCTCATGATTACCCGGATCATTTCGTTGAAGAGGAGTATCTCCCGGAAAATTTGAAAGGGAAGATCTATTACCACCCCTCGGAGCAGGGATTCGAGAAGGAGATCAAAAGGAGGTTGGAGGCCTGGAGGAAGAAAAGGTAG
- a CDS encoding hotdog fold thioesterase, with amino-acid sequence MEFVAEGSCFVCGEKNPGGLKIKFQVDRVNQTISATYSVPSTYQGWEGVVHGGIVCTLLDEAMANLVYELGLGGIVAAMEVRFKKPAPVLEPLNIFGEITEVHKKLVRAKARISREDGTLLATATATFVRQERQTG; translated from the coding sequence ATGGAATTCGTTGCGGAAGGGAGCTGTTTTGTCTGCGGTGAAAAGAACCCAGGGGGGTTGAAGATCAAATTCCAGGTAGATCGGGTGAATCAGACCATCTCGGCGACCTATTCGGTCCCCTCCACCTATCAAGGGTGGGAGGGCGTGGTCCATGGCGGAATCGTTTGCACCCTCCTTGACGAGGCCATGGCCAATCTCGTCTACGAACTGGGACTGGGCGGCATCGTGGCGGCGATGGAGGTTAGGTTTAAGAAACCCGCCCCGGTCCTTGAGCCCCTTAATATTTTTGGGGAGATCACAGAGGTGCACAAAAAGCTGGTCAGGGCCAAAGCGAGGATTTCAAGGGAGGATGGAACCTTGCTGGCTACAGCCACCGCCACTTTCGTTCGGCAGGAGCGTCAGACGGGCTGA
- a CDS encoding protein-L-isoaspartate(D-aspartate) O-methyltransferase has translation MGFPPKAERDFKKMREKMVETQIKQRGVKDERVLAAMLKVERHRFVPEEYQALAYSDQPLPIGEGQTISQPYIVALMTELLELKGEEKVLEVGTGSGYQAAILAELAKEVYTIEILETLATSARRLLQELGYPNIQVKAGDGYLGWPEAAPFDAIIVTCAPDHIPVPLIEQLKEGGRLVLPVGTHAQELKKVIKRSGKIETIDVIPVIFVPMTGEGVKRKK, from the coding sequence GTGGGATTCCCTCCAAAGGCGGAAAGGGATTTCAAGAAGATGCGGGAGAAGATGGTGGAGACCCAGATTAAACAAAGGGGCGTGAAAGATGAACGGGTCCTCGCCGCCATGCTGAAGGTCGAGCGCCACCGCTTCGTTCCAGAGGAGTATCAGGCCCTTGCCTATTCTGACCAGCCTCTTCCCATCGGAGAGGGACAGACCATCTCCCAGCCCTATATCGTCGCCTTGATGACGGAACTGCTCGAGCTGAAAGGGGAGGAGAAAGTTCTCGAAGTTGGAACCGGATCGGGCTATCAGGCGGCCATCCTTGCCGAACTGGCCAAAGAGGTTTACACGATCGAGATCCTTGAAACGCTTGCCACTTCAGCCAGGCGGCTGCTCCAAGAACTCGGGTACCCCAATATCCAAGTGAAAGCCGGAGATGGCTATCTCGGTTGGCCGGAGGCTGCCCCTTTCGATGCCATCATCGTCACCTGTGCCCCTGACCACATTCCCGTTCCCCTCATCGAACAGCTTAAGGAAGGGGGACGGCTGGTCCTCCCCGTCGGGACCCATGCTCAAGAGTTGAAAAAGGTGATCAAACGATCCGGCAAGATCGAAACGATCGACGTCATCCCGGTCATCTTCGTCCCGATGACCGGCGAGGGGGTGAAACGAAAGAAGTAG
- a CDS encoding amidohydrolase family protein, which yields MIIDGHTHIFPESVRRDRIGFCGKDRGFAAIYAHPKARLIGAEELIASMDEAGVSRAVICGFPWRDKELCALHNAYLIESSRRYPGRLIVFILFPFSDPEWSLQELERGIGEGACGVGEMAFYDRPMSLEGMKALERVFRRMEQWEIPLLLHANEPVGHLYPGKVQTDLETIYQFVLAFPGLKILLAHWGGGLFFYELMPEVARAMKNVFYDTAASPFLYSREIYQVAKRIIGVEKIVFGSDFPLIRPGRYFEEMERLGLTTEEREKILGSNLLRLLPSKPFLREADEKPKVQPV from the coding sequence ATGATCATCGATGGTCATACCCACATCTTTCCGGAATCGGTCAGAAGAGACCGAATCGGTTTCTGTGGGAAAGACCGGGGGTTTGCTGCGATCTACGCTCATCCGAAGGCCAGGCTCATCGGCGCCGAGGAGTTGATCGCCTCCATGGACGAGGCCGGGGTATCCCGAGCCGTCATCTGCGGTTTCCCCTGGAGGGACAAGGAACTCTGCGCCCTTCACAACGCCTACCTGATCGAATCGAGCAGGCGCTATCCCGGCCGGCTGATCGTTTTCATCCTTTTCCCCTTTTCTGACCCAGAATGGTCTTTGCAGGAGTTGGAACGAGGGATCGGGGAAGGGGCCTGTGGGGTGGGGGAGATGGCCTTTTACGATCGGCCAATGAGCCTCGAGGGAATGAAGGCCCTGGAAAGGGTTTTCAGGAGGATGGAGCAATGGGAGATCCCCCTCCTGCTCCATGCCAATGAACCTGTAGGCCACCTCTACCCGGGGAAGGTCCAGACAGACCTTGAAACGATCTATCAGTTCGTCCTCGCCTTTCCCGGGCTTAAAATCCTCTTGGCCCATTGGGGCGGGGGCCTTTTCTTTTATGAACTGATGCCGGAGGTGGCCCGGGCGATGAAAAACGTCTTTTACGATACAGCAGCCTCCCCGTTCCTCTATTCGAGAGAGATCTACCAGGTGGCGAAGCGGATCATCGGGGTCGAAAAGATCGTTTTCGGATCGGACTTCCCCTTGATCAGGCCTGGGAGGTACTTCGAGGAGATGGAGCGTCTCGGCCTCACGACGGAGGAGAGGGAAAAAATCCTGGGATCGAACCTCTTGAGACTCCTTCCATCGAAACCCTTTCTGAGGGAGGCGGATGAGAAGCCTAAAGTTCAGCCCGTCTGA
- a CDS encoding L-threonylcarbamoyladenylate synthase, translated as MILTINPKNPQVRLIRKVVEVLQQGGVIGYPTDTIYGLGCDLFQPEAIRRIHRLKKMDGKKPLSFICADLKDISRYAYVSNYAYKMMKKLLPGPYTFILKATKLVPKMAMTKQKTVGIRIPDNKICLALVKELGHPIISTSVYTPEDTLYNNPLEIEERFGKQLDLVIDGGVIVAEHSSIIDLTEDEPKVLRKGKGDVSLFL; from the coding sequence ATGATCCTTACCATCAATCCCAAAAATCCTCAGGTCCGGCTGATCCGAAAGGTGGTGGAGGTCCTCCAACAGGGAGGGGTCATCGGTTATCCCACCGACACCATCTATGGATTGGGTTGCGACCTCTTTCAACCCGAGGCGATCCGGAGGATCCATCGTTTGAAAAAGATGGACGGGAAGAAACCCCTCAGTTTTATCTGTGCCGACCTGAAGGACATCAGCCGCTATGCCTACGTCTCCAATTACGCCTATAAAATGATGAAGAAGCTTCTCCCCGGCCCTTACACCTTCATCCTGAAGGCGACCAAGCTGGTCCCCAAGATGGCCATGACGAAGCAGAAGACGGTCGGCATTCGCATCCCCGACAACAAGATCTGCCTCGCCCTCGTCAAGGAATTGGGCCATCCGATCATCAGCACCAGCGTCTACACACCTGAGGACACCTTATACAACAACCCCCTCGAGATCGAAGAGCGGTTCGGGAAGCAGCTCGATCTCGTCATCGACGGAGGGGTCATCGTCGCAGAGCATTCGAGCATCATCGACCTCACCGAGGATGAGCCCAAGGTCCTCCGTAAAGGGAAGGGGGATGTCAGCCTCTTCCTGTAA
- a CDS encoding gamma carbonic anhydrase family protein, giving the protein MAFPSPPQPLITPFEGKTPLFDESVFIDPSSRLIGEVVLKRESSIWPFALLRADSDRIVVGERSVILDKVLIEAPTGFPVLIEDEVLISHGAILHGCVVRQGAIVGIGAILLDGVEVGRDSIIGSGSVVPPHTKIPEGSLVLGIPGKVVKPLDEEARRRSREQWAEAYEKAKKYLKIFRPSGA; this is encoded by the coding sequence ATGGCATTCCCTTCACCCCCTCAACCCCTCATTACGCCTTTCGAGGGCAAGACCCCCTTGTTCGACGAGAGCGTCTTCATCGATCCCTCGTCGAGGTTGATCGGCGAGGTCGTCCTGAAGAGGGAATCAAGCATCTGGCCCTTCGCCCTATTAAGGGCTGATAGCGATCGGATCGTCGTGGGCGAACGATCGGTCATCCTCGACAAGGTGCTCATCGAAGCTCCGACAGGATTCCCCGTCCTCATCGAGGATGAGGTTTTGATCAGCCACGGGGCCATCTTACACGGATGTGTCGTCCGGCAAGGGGCGATCGTCGGGATCGGCGCCATCCTCCTGGACGGGGTTGAGGTGGGGAGGGATTCGATCATCGGAAGCGGCTCTGTGGTCCCTCCCCATACGAAAATCCCAGAGGGGTCTCTCGTCTTAGGCATCCCGGGCAAGGTCGTCAAGCCTTTGGACGAGGAGGCGAGGAGGCGATCGAGAGAGCAGTGGGCCGAAGCTTACGAAAAGGCGAAGAAGTATTTAAAGATTTTCCGACCTTCAGGGGCATAA
- a CDS encoding LysM peptidoglycan-binding domain-containing protein — translation MAGRLSFLGVRLVVLLLLAFPAGILAETRYTVKSGDTLYTIAKQYGISVEALREANGLSGSLLRPKQVLLIPSPQKGPSGNGLRKTTWEPEVYVVKQGESLHSISKKTGLSIEEIKRLNRLQTSALKVGQRLILSERRGSQAEELEELGDVSESSDSPVTEAEGFKDSEPLGKWRSPEERNLFIRVVKTFLGVPYRLGGSTIKGMDCSAFVKKIFEIFNVHLPRTAREQLSIGKKVGREELEEGDLLFFRTRRANNIHVGIYIGNNEFIHASYRSKEVRVDSLDLPYFRQRFLNGVRVIELEQES, via the coding sequence ATGGCAGGACGGTTGAGCTTTCTGGGGGTGAGGCTGGTCGTCCTTCTGCTTCTGGCCTTCCCAGCGGGAATTCTGGCAGAGACAAGGTATACGGTCAAATCTGGAGACACCCTTTACACGATCGCAAAGCAATATGGCATTTCCGTAGAGGCGTTGAGAGAGGCGAACGGTCTTTCCGGCTCCCTTCTCCGGCCCAAACAGGTTCTTCTCATCCCCTCTCCCCAAAAGGGACCTTCGGGAAATGGTCTGAGGAAGACCACCTGGGAGCCTGAAGTCTATGTCGTCAAACAGGGAGAGAGCCTCCATTCGATATCGAAAAAGACGGGCCTTTCGATTGAAGAGATCAAGCGGTTGAACCGGCTCCAGACGTCTGCGTTGAAGGTAGGCCAGAGGCTGATCCTATCGGAGCGAAGGGGGAGCCAGGCGGAGGAACTGGAGGAACTCGGCGACGTTTCGGAGAGCAGCGACTCTCCGGTGACAGAGGCCGAAGGGTTTAAAGACTCCGAACCCCTGGGAAAGTGGAGGAGCCCTGAAGAACGAAACCTCTTCATACGGGTGGTGAAGACCTTCCTGGGCGTCCCTTACCGGTTGGGCGGCAGCACGATCAAAGGAATGGACTGTTCCGCTTTTGTGAAGAAGATCTTCGAGATCTTCAATGTCCATCTTCCAAGGACCGCCCGGGAACAGCTGTCCATTGGGAAGAAGGTCGGTCGGGAGGAGCTTGAAGAGGGGGACCTTCTCTTTTTCCGAACGCGGCGGGCCAACAACATCCACGTAGGGATTTATATCGGCAACAACGAATTCATCCACGCCTCCTATCGGAGCAAAGAGGTGCGGGTGGACAGCCTCGATTTGCCTTATTTCAGACAGAGGTTCCTCAACGGGGTGCGGGTGATCGAACTGGAACAAGAGAGTTGA
- a CDS encoding tetratricopeptide repeat protein — protein sequence MNIFKMAVKIFSLFLLLSLTFSFSFLNGQDQTRGNTSAVTITGIEERRWKEVRDPPVPQLVAHGTKEEPFWGSIDFQEDRIAPMKKMGPATTQPGCAYRSRLTRGMIRGDEAFYERGRYLYLQGDYEEAVHLFQRLLSEYPESPWRGAATYWLGEAKFHQRNVEEAFVYFQRVVDAFPENEFSPYALYSCGWIRMTGGAYEEASRFFRLAYEAKPSLSIAQSSLFWSGYCLYQLGRFDESLRVIEDHLQQYPEGLWRPEAEYLRSLNIFRLKRYEDALSLFRAFLRRYPRHPLEESARYALAWSQIASKDYLGGRKTFEDLLLHFPHTPLSDAIFWGLLRSYLGNDESERAIDYYQRFLSYFLPSPYNEQSLFDIGQHFFQKRDFGQAISMFRMFLRAFPENELRERVYLMLGDSLFNQKDFPGAIDAYLQILRSKRRVEFEEQVYRKLGVTHFLMKRYGEAIGYWEQWVRKFPGHPEMPEVLYWLAESHLLGGDYPKGLQYVEGLRGNPTLYPKGLNTLGWYHFERGEWKEALSYFQKILKEFPQFRSSPPLLLVLGQCYMNQNQYEEAKVHLIRLVESQEEEGKEKGYYLLGWIAYRQERFEEALNYFGRLKERYPSSSYRGEAQYWAGWSHFRKRDFEKAIEAFQELLRHHPEGPLAPSSLLKIGDSFYNLKQYSQAIQAYQQLVKEHPKSKEAPEADYGILLCLFQEKQFDPYLVRAEAFIKHYPQHPLAGQVLLQLGEYYQQSKVLEKALKTFQETVRLFPQSPWAEEAQFRLGLLLKGERRWSEAMEEMEKFIRAYPRSHLLQEAYLEAGETYLLLKAYPKALERFSWVMKNRPTSLAFRRSTLGMEEAYRHMGRMEEAEKILKEFLEKYPQEEARFEIFYRLGLLYLHLKRYSEAIASLTQALRSPEEGMAGQALFKLGEAYAEAGNREAAILHFSKVLYLYPHLTALTEEALLKLGALYMEERRWAEARQVYQRLFEKTSREERRRLARSMLEQIKGR from the coding sequence ATGAACATTTTCAAAATGGCGGTCAAGATCTTCAGCCTTTTCCTCCTCCTCTCCCTTACCTTCTCTTTTTCGTTCCTCAATGGCCAGGATCAGACCCGAGGGAACACCTCTGCGGTGACCATCACAGGGATCGAAGAAAGACGATGGAAGGAGGTGCGAGACCCCCCCGTCCCCCAGCTCGTGGCCCACGGGACCAAAGAAGAACCCTTCTGGGGGTCGATTGACTTTCAGGAAGATCGGATCGCGCCCATGAAGAAGATGGGCCCTGCCACGACACAGCCAGGTTGCGCCTATCGAAGCCGATTGACCAGGGGGATGATCCGTGGGGACGAGGCCTTTTATGAACGCGGCAGGTATCTGTACCTCCAGGGGGATTATGAAGAGGCCGTCCATCTCTTCCAAAGGCTGCTTTCGGAATACCCCGAAAGTCCTTGGCGGGGGGCTGCGACCTACTGGTTGGGAGAGGCCAAGTTCCATCAAAGGAACGTGGAGGAGGCCTTTGTTTACTTTCAAAGGGTCGTCGATGCCTTTCCTGAGAACGAATTCTCACCCTATGCCCTTTACTCCTGCGGTTGGATCCGGATGACGGGAGGGGCCTACGAGGAGGCCAGCCGGTTCTTCCGTCTGGCTTACGAAGCGAAGCCCAGCCTATCCATTGCCCAGTCTTCCCTGTTCTGGTCAGGATACTGCCTCTATCAGCTGGGCCGTTTTGATGAATCGCTCAGGGTGATTGAGGACCATCTTCAACAATATCCCGAGGGACTCTGGCGGCCCGAGGCCGAATACCTGAGGAGTCTCAACATCTTCAGGTTAAAGCGATATGAAGACGCCCTGAGCCTTTTTCGAGCCTTTTTGCGAAGGTATCCCCGGCATCCCCTCGAGGAGAGCGCACGATATGCCCTGGCCTGGAGCCAGATTGCCTCTAAGGACTACCTCGGGGGACGAAAAACCTTCGAGGACCTTCTCCTCCACTTTCCTCATACCCCGCTATCGGATGCCATTTTCTGGGGCCTTTTGAGGAGCTATCTCGGAAATGACGAATCCGAACGGGCTATCGATTATTATCAAAGATTTCTCTCCTATTTTCTCCCATCCCCTTATAACGAACAGAGTCTCTTCGATATCGGCCAGCACTTTTTTCAAAAGAGGGATTTCGGCCAGGCCATCTCGATGTTCCGCATGTTCTTGAGGGCCTTTCCAGAAAATGAGCTTCGGGAGAGGGTCTATCTCATGTTAGGAGATTCCCTCTTTAACCAGAAGGACTTCCCGGGGGCCATCGACGCCTACCTGCAGATCCTTCGGTCTAAGAGGAGAGTGGAATTCGAGGAGCAGGTCTACAGGAAGCTTGGGGTGACTCACTTCCTTATGAAACGGTATGGGGAGGCCATCGGTTACTGGGAACAGTGGGTTAGGAAATTTCCTGGACATCCTGAAATGCCGGAGGTGCTCTATTGGTTGGCCGAGAGCCACCTTCTGGGGGGAGATTACCCGAAAGGTCTTCAATACGTGGAAGGGCTGAGGGGAAATCCAACCCTCTATCCAAAAGGGTTGAATACCTTGGGATGGTACCATTTCGAACGGGGGGAGTGGAAAGAGGCCCTGTCTTATTTTCAAAAAATCTTGAAGGAGTTTCCCCAATTTCGATCCTCACCCCCCCTCCTTCTTGTCCTCGGTCAATGCTATATGAACCAGAATCAGTACGAGGAGGCCAAGGTCCATTTGATCCGGCTGGTGGAGTCCCAGGAGGAAGAGGGGAAGGAGAAAGGATACTATCTCCTGGGATGGATTGCTTACCGACAGGAACGGTTTGAGGAAGCCCTAAATTATTTTGGGAGACTGAAGGAGAGATATCCTTCGAGTTCCTACCGCGGGGAGGCTCAATATTGGGCCGGTTGGTCCCATTTCAGGAAGAGGGATTTCGAAAAGGCGATCGAGGCATTTCAGGAGCTCCTCAGGCACCATCCGGAGGGCCCTCTGGCCCCCTCTTCGCTCCTAAAGATTGGGGACAGCTTCTACAACCTTAAACAGTATTCCCAGGCCATCCAGGCCTACCAACAGCTGGTCAAAGAACACCCCAAATCGAAGGAGGCGCCGGAGGCCGACTACGGGATCCTCCTCTGCCTTTTCCAGGAGAAGCAATTTGACCCCTACCTGGTGCGTGCGGAGGCATTTATCAAACATTATCCCCAGCATCCCTTGGCAGGCCAGGTCCTCCTCCAATTGGGAGAGTATTACCAACAATCGAAGGTGTTGGAGAAGGCCTTGAAGACCTTCCAGGAAACGGTTCGTCTCTTTCCCCAAAGCCCTTGGGCGGAGGAGGCCCAATTTCGCCTCGGCCTCCTGCTGAAGGGAGAGAGGCGGTGGTCCGAGGCGATGGAAGAGATGGAGAAGTTCATACGGGCCTATCCGAGAAGCCATCTCCTCCAGGAGGCCTATCTCGAGGCAGGGGAGACTTACCTTCTCCTCAAGGCCTACCCGAAGGCCCTCGAACGGTTTTCCTGGGTGATGAAAAATCGGCCGACAAGCCTCGCATTCCGGAGAAGCACCTTGGGGATGGAAGAGGCCTACCGACACATGGGCCGAATGGAGGAGGCCGAAAAGATCCTGAAGGAGTTTCTCGAAAAATATCCCCAGGAGGAGGCGCGTTTTGAGATCTTTTATAGATTGGGTCTTCTTTATCTTCACCTCAAACGTTATTCCGAGGCCATCGCTTCCCTCACCCAAGCCCTTCGAAGCCCGGAGGAGGGGATGGCTGGCCAAGCACTGTTCAAATTGGGCGAGGCCTATGCCGAAGCCGGGAATCGGGAAGCGGCCATCCTCCATTTTTCGAAGGTCCTCTATCTCTATCCCCATCTGACAGCCTTGACAGAGGAGGCGCTGTTGAAGCTGGGAGCCCTCTATATGGAGGAGAGGCGATGGGCGGAGGCCAGGCAGGTTTATCAGCGCCTTTTTGAGAAGACGAGCCGGGAAGAGAGGCGCCGGTTGGCCCGGAGCATGCTGGAGCAGATCAAGGGGAGGTAG
- a CDS encoding inositol monophosphatase, producing MSLKESEPYLAVALQAAREAGKIQMDHFGRPQSITYKGEFDPVTEVDRLCDLTIQRTIRQQFPEHEILTEESPFQGRGGPWRWIIDPLDGTTNYARGFPFFSISIALEREGEVILGVVYIPILDELFVALKGGGAYLNERRIRVSQTGRLRRSFIATGFPYDVQERPDDYLPYFRQFIRQTLAIRRPGSAAIDLCYVAAGRFDGFWEFKLKPWDIAAGSLMIREAGGKVTDPEDKPFDIYSAGLLIATNGLIHEEMLQSIQEVRWSGGPA from the coding sequence ATGTCCCTAAAAGAGAGCGAACCCTATCTCGCGGTGGCCCTCCAGGCGGCCAGGGAGGCCGGGAAGATCCAGATGGACCATTTTGGCAGGCCCCAGTCGATCACCTACAAGGGAGAGTTCGACCCCGTGACCGAGGTGGATCGCCTCTGTGATTTAACCATCCAAAGGACGATCCGGCAGCAGTTCCCTGAGCATGAGATCCTGACCGAGGAGAGCCCTTTTCAGGGAAGGGGGGGGCCTTGGAGATGGATCATCGACCCCTTAGATGGGACGACTAACTATGCCCGGGGATTCCCCTTCTTCTCGATCTCGATCGCCCTTGAGCGGGAAGGGGAGGTAATTCTCGGGGTGGTCTACATCCCCATTCTGGATGAGCTCTTCGTCGCCCTGAAAGGGGGCGGGGCCTATCTCAACGAAAGGAGAATCCGCGTCTCTCAGACCGGGCGGTTGCGGAGGAGTTTTATCGCCACCGGGTTTCCCTATGATGTGCAAGAACGACCCGACGATTACCTCCCTTACTTTCGTCAATTTATCCGCCAAACCCTGGCCATTCGCCGTCCCGGGTCGGCCGCCATCGACCTCTGCTATGTCGCGGCAGGCCGTTTTGATGGCTTCTGGGAATTTAAATTGAAACCTTGGGATATCGCCGCGGGCAGTCTCATGATCCGGGAGGCCGGGGGAAAGGTGACCGATCCAGAGGACAAGCCTTTCGATATCTATTCCGCAGGACTCCTCATCGCCACCAATGGGTTGATCCACGAGGAGATGCTGCAGTCGATTCAGGAGGTCCGGTGGTCTGGAGGACCTGCCTAA
- a CDS encoding 3-hydroxyacyl-CoA dehydrogenase family protein, translating into MGRVQRVMVIGAGTMGHSIALVFARGGYEVDLMDEKEEALDRGLGLIRASLRILKEARALAGRPLPEIMARIHPTTSLDPAGRADLVIEAISENPKAKRRLFQTLDRLCPGRTIFASNTSYLNLFRLAKGIRPQKMVICHFYAPAHLIPLVDLVKGPQTSAGTVETVKEILLKLGKVPVVMNRFIPGYIVNRLQRAMAREIFFLLDNGYATAEEIDRAVKNSLGIRIPVLGVVQRYDFTGLDLALTFEQNPSIRLVSRDRIPRTLSQLVKKGHVGIKSGRGFYDYSSKGLEAILKERDRKLLKVKAFLEELNRSSPLSPRFQGRGVG; encoded by the coding sequence ATGGGAAGGGTTCAGAGGGTCATGGTTATCGGAGCGGGGACCATGGGACATTCCATCGCCCTTGTCTTTGCGAGAGGGGGCTACGAGGTCGATCTCATGGACGAAAAGGAGGAGGCCCTTGACCGTGGGCTCGGCCTGATTCGGGCAAGCCTCCGGATCTTAAAAGAAGCGAGGGCCTTGGCCGGCCGCCCCCTTCCTGAGATCATGGCCCGCATCCACCCCACCACCTCCCTCGATCCGGCGGGCCGGGCCGACCTGGTCATCGAGGCCATCTCAGAAAATCCCAAAGCGAAAAGGCGACTGTTTCAAACCCTCGATCGCCTCTGCCCTGGCCGGACGATCTTTGCGAGCAACACCTCCTACCTCAATCTCTTTCGGCTCGCCAAGGGGATCCGTCCCCAAAAGATGGTCATCTGCCACTTCTATGCCCCTGCCCATCTCATCCCCCTGGTCGATCTCGTCAAAGGGCCCCAAACCTCCGCCGGGACGGTGGAGACGGTAAAAGAGATCCTCCTGAAGCTCGGAAAGGTGCCCGTGGTGATGAATCGATTCATCCCCGGCTATATCGTCAACCGTCTCCAGAGGGCCATGGCAAGGGAGATCTTCTTTCTCCTCGACAATGGGTATGCCACGGCCGAAGAGATCGACCGGGCGGTGAAGAACAGCCTCGGCATCCGGATCCCCGTTTTGGGCGTCGTCCAACGATACGATTTCACCGGTCTGGATCTGGCCCTCACCTTCGAACAGAACCCCTCCATCCGCCTCGTCTCCCGGGATCGGATCCCGAGGACCTTGAGCCAGCTGGTGAAGAAGGGACATGTCGGGATCAAATCTGGGAGAGGATTCTACGACTACTCCTCCAAAGGCCTCGAAGCCATTTTGAAAGAGAGGGACCGGAAGCTGTTAAAGGTGAAGGCCTTTTTGGAAGAGCTGAACCGTTCCTCCCCTCTCTCCCCCCGTTTCCAAGGGAGGGGGGTTGGTTGA